Genomic DNA from Bacillota bacterium:
CAACCTGCTATAATGTCTCCTATGTATGGATATATGTTCACAACACAAAGACAAGGCGGTGACTTATTGATGGGGACTATGTACGTAAACAGCAAGGAAAAGAGTGGCCATTAAAAACTAAGGCAGAGGTGGCGGCTGTGACAGTAGGCGCAGAAAAATGTCTCCAGCTGGGGCTGCTAGGATTGGGAACAGTAGGATCTGGGGTGGCCGAATTGCTGGCAGCTAACCAGGATCATATCGCCCAGCGGGCCGGGGTAAAAATCCAAGTAAAGAAGGCTTTAGTGCGGGATATTACCAAAGCCCGGGCGGTGGACTACGCAGTACCCTTAACTACAAGAGTAGATGATATTTTAAGCGATCCGGAGATTCAAGTGGTGGTCGAAGTCATGGGCGGTAAAGAAACCGCATTCACTTATATCATGGAGGCGCTGAGGCGGGGCAAGAACGTCGTCACGGCCAACAAGGACTTGCTGTCCTCCCGCGGCAAAGAGCTGTTTGCCGCCGCCAAGGAGGCCGGCGTCGACTTATATTTTGAAGCTAGCGTCGGCGGAGGTATTCCCATCATCCGGCCGCTAAAAAACTGTTTAGCCGGGAACCGGATTGAAAAATTATACGGGATTGTTAACGGTACCACCAATTATATTCTAACTCAAATGGAGTGTGGCGCCAGTTATAAACTGGCCTTAAAGTCGGCCCAGGAGCGTGGTTATGCCGAAGCGGATCCTTCATCCGATGTCCTGGGCCTGGACG
This window encodes:
- a CDS encoding homoserine dehydrogenase, which gives rise to MTVGAEKCLQLGLLGLGTVGSGVAELLAANQDHIAQRAGVKIQVKKALVRDITKARAVDYAVPLTTRVDDILSDPEIQVVVEVMGGKETAFTYIMEALRRGKNVVTANKDLLSSRGKELFAAAKEAGVDLYFEASVGGGIPIIRPLKNCLAGNRIEKLYGIVNGTTNYILTQMECGASYKLALKSAQERGYAEADPSSDVLGLDAARKIAILASIAFGARVQESDVNCVGIERLEPQDLAYARELGYKIKLLALAQETE